A genomic stretch from Deinococcus radiotolerans includes:
- a CDS encoding carboxylesterase family protein, with product MCSALIRETESGRVQGRALRVGPDVALAWLGLPYAARAAGLLRFAPPAPPPTWAGVRPATRFAPDTLQPLDPSVTLQPSVEGSLALNVWAPSTPGPHPVLVWFHGGAFRAGSGRLYDGRVFAARRNVVVVSVNSRLGPLGYADFAGLFGDERFAVNAGYLDQRAALAWVHRNVAAFGGDPGRITVAGESAGAVTVNLLLRDPAAQPLLAGAAVQSGGVNQLSDRENSVDLAAAYARALGVTAATRDRLWTLPPAAFVRSLHTLERVRARRLNSRPTLDGTVLPGSVTDLLARPAAAVPLLVGANREEYSLFVKLPDRVFPRTDRALLAGVLTDAAGGGRAAAVLDAYPDSPDGLVALGTDLFFHAPNDALLRAHRADSFRYRFDWGTRLFDLRAAHGMELLFLWPRPMGLSSGALRGRGRAEQAHLAEQMQAAWASFVRAGHPGANWAPWSAARPQLTRLDLDGLTVTAQGEGARMTRWAGLLPPMP from the coding sequence GTGTGTAGCGCGCTGATCCGAGAGACCGAGTCGGGCCGCGTGCAGGGCCGGGCGCTGCGGGTGGGGCCGGACGTGGCGCTCGCGTGGCTGGGCCTGCCGTACGCGGCGCGGGCGGCAGGCCTGCTGCGCTTTGCGCCGCCCGCACCCCCGCCGACCTGGGCTGGCGTGCGGCCCGCCACGCGCTTCGCGCCGGACACGCTGCAACCCCTGGACCCGTCGGTGACCCTCCAGCCGTCCGTGGAGGGCAGCCTGGCGCTGAACGTGTGGGCGCCCAGCACGCCCGGCCCGCACCCGGTCCTGGTGTGGTTTCACGGCGGGGCGTTCCGGGCGGGCAGTGGGCGCCTGTACGATGGGCGGGTGTTCGCGGCGCGGCGGAACGTGGTGGTCGTGAGCGTCAATTCCCGGCTGGGGCCGCTGGGGTACGCGGACTTCGCGGGGCTGTTCGGCGACGAGCGGTTCGCGGTGAATGCCGGGTACCTGGATCAGCGGGCGGCGCTGGCGTGGGTGCACCGCAACGTCGCGGCGTTCGGCGGGGACCCGGGGCGGATCACGGTGGCCGGTGAGTCGGCGGGCGCAGTGACCGTAAACCTGCTCCTGCGGGACCCGGCGGCGCAGCCGCTGCTGGCGGGCGCAGCCGTGCAGAGTGGCGGCGTGAACCAGCTGTCGGACCGGGAGAACAGCGTGGACCTGGCGGCCGCCTACGCCCGGGCGCTGGGGGTCACAGCCGCCACCCGCGACCGCTTGTGGACCCTGCCGCCCGCGGCGTTCGTGCGCAGCCTGCACACGCTGGAACGCGTGCGGGCCCGGCGCCTGAACTCACGGCCCACCCTGGACGGGACGGTCCTGCCGGGCAGCGTGACCGACCTGCTGGCCCGCCCGGCGGCGGCCGTGCCGCTGCTGGTGGGCGCGAACCGGGAGGAGTACTCGCTGTTCGTGAAACTACCGGACCGCGTGTTCCCCCGGACGGACCGGGCGCTGCTGGCGGGGGTGCTGACGGACGCGGCGGGCGGCGGGCGGGCCGCTGCGGTCCTGGACGCGTACCCTGACTCGCCGGACGGGCTGGTGGCGCTGGGCACGGACCTGTTCTTTCACGCCCCGAACGACGCGCTGCTGCGCGCGCACCGCGCCGACTCGTTCCGGTACCGCTTCGACTGGGGCACGCGCCTGTTCGACCTGCGCGCGGCGCACGGCATGGAACTGCTGTTTCTGTGGCCCCGCCCGATGGGCCTGTCGTCCGGGGCGCTGCGTGGCCGCGGCCGGGCCGAGCAGGCGCACCTGGCCGAGCAGATGCAGGCGGCCTGGGCGTCGTTCGTGCGCGCGGGGCACCCTGGGGCGAACTGGGCGCCCTGGTCGGCAGCGCGGCCGCAGTTGACCCGCCTGGATCTGGACGGCCTGACCGTCACGGCGCAGGGCGAGGGCGCGCGCATGACGCGGTGGGCGGGCCTGCTGCCCCCCATGCCGTGA
- a CDS encoding YkoP family protein — protein MKRRTLLLPAALLTAAGVWRWSGLGTLRRARSAQPGLGLLFEGGPDPRVTPALLGALEGAGVRATFALDAASVRAYPDLVRRIAAAGHDVVGFVPPAAARWPWEVASRARGVVAELRGVLERGPLGVSVGARPGWAAWLGGQGSGLTVIRGQGQLSGASGWRGVRPGAVLHVPGVDSGVAAALPGWLGALRDREFEVHPLSGLRGLRRERARDLPATLLQEVDVWYDRVGRIRRVGDRASSLFRAGVAPYPLADQRLRDGAQVRRGEALVEFHLDSARLTELAERPVAGRRIVTASVRDLARALRDDPDLNGYPAVFSISIFSDVLGLYGFTVVDLPLAHQRRLTWWSRVIRRAYGVSDPSKQHVPKLAVMSREAFVQRHAQPGRDQT, from the coding sequence GTGAAGCGCCGCACGCTGCTGCTCCCCGCCGCCCTGCTGACCGCCGCTGGCGTGTGGCGCTGGTCCGGCCTGGGCACCCTCAGACGGGCCCGGTCTGCCCAGCCGGGCCTGGGCCTGCTGTTCGAGGGGGGCCCGGACCCCCGGGTGACGCCCGCGCTGCTCGGGGCGCTGGAGGGCGCGGGCGTCCGCGCGACCTTCGCCCTGGACGCAGCGAGCGTCCGGGCATATCCGGACCTCGTCCGGAGGATTGCCGCTGCGGGGCATGACGTGGTGGGGTTTGTTCCGCCTGCTGCGGCGCGCTGGCCGTGGGAGGTGGCCAGCCGGGCGCGCGGCGTGGTGGCCGAACTGCGCGGGGTGCTGGAGCGCGGGCCACTGGGCGTAAGCGTGGGGGCGCGGCCGGGCTGGGCCGCGTGGCTGGGGGGGCAGGGGTCCGGTCTGACCGTCATCCGCGGGCAGGGGCAGCTGAGTGGCGCTTCAGGGTGGCGGGGCGTGCGGCCCGGTGCGGTCCTTCACGTGCCCGGCGTGGACAGCGGGGTGGCCGCCGCGCTGCCCGGGTGGCTCGGGGCGCTCCGGGACCGGGAGTTCGAGGTGCATCCGCTGAGCGGCCTGCGGGGCCTGCGGCGCGAGCGCGCGCGTGACCTGCCCGCCACGCTCCTTCAGGAGGTGGACGTCTGGTACGACCGTGTGGGGCGCATCCGGCGGGTGGGGGACCGCGCCAGCAGTCTGTTCCGGGCGGGCGTGGCCCCCTACCCGCTGGCGGATCAGCGCCTGCGGGACGGCGCTCAGGTCCGGCGGGGCGAGGCGCTGGTGGAATTTCACTTGGACAGCGCCCGCCTGACGGAACTGGCCGAGCGGCCGGTGGCGGGGCGGCGCATCGTGACGGCGTCCGTGCGGGACCTCGCGCGGGCGCTGCGGGATGACCCGGACCTGAATGGGTACCCGGCGGTGTTCAGCATCAGCATCTTCTCGGACGTGCTGGGCCTGTACGGGTTCACGGTGGTGGACCTGCCGCTCGCGCACCAGCGCCGCCTGACGTGGTGGTCCCGGGTGATCCGCCGGGCGTACGGCGTATCCGATCCGAGCAAGCAGCACGTGCCGAAACTGGCCGTCATGTCGCGCGAAGCGTTCGTTCAGCGGCACGCCCAGCCGGGCCGGGACCAGACCTGA
- a CDS encoding potassium channel family protein yields MLRTLLWLPGALLVVAVLLDLIVTCIQTGEGRLSRAVHRPLYSLLRRLTRWTGRRALLSWASPVLITGVLTAWTILTWLGWTLIFWSQPGAVIGAESGQPATFVATLYFVGYTLSTLGLGEIIAPQPFWRILTDVAAINGFFLLTFAITFVVPVAQARSERRELALMLHRAGPGAQQLIVNAVHDHERGLQSLTGDLQHLLNRLDAAHLNSPYLHRFHDHDRQDALDLHLPALGEALLIIQGALGGEGPRGLKRALASVDSLSRTFERTQARHPALRAGDVPPPPDLTPLSHAGLVLKPESEFDAFLHTHAAFRTRLHAMARAGEWRWDQVATPRPD; encoded by the coding sequence ATGCTCAGGACCCTGCTGTGGCTTCCCGGCGCGCTGCTCGTCGTGGCGGTCCTGCTGGACCTGATCGTCACGTGCATCCAGACCGGTGAGGGCCGCCTGAGCCGCGCCGTGCACCGACCCCTGTACAGCCTGCTGCGCCGCCTCACCCGCTGGACCGGGCGCCGCGCCCTGCTGTCCTGGGCGTCCCCGGTGCTGATCACCGGCGTGCTCACCGCGTGGACGATCCTGACGTGGCTGGGCTGGACCCTGATCTTCTGGTCGCAGCCCGGCGCGGTGATCGGCGCGGAGAGCGGCCAGCCCGCCACGTTCGTCGCCACGCTGTACTTCGTGGGCTACACCCTCAGCACGCTCGGCCTGGGCGAGATCATCGCCCCGCAACCCTTCTGGCGCATCCTGACGGACGTGGCCGCCATCAACGGCTTTTTCCTGCTGACCTTCGCCATCACCTTCGTCGTGCCCGTCGCGCAGGCCCGGTCCGAGCGGCGTGAACTGGCGCTGATGCTCCACCGGGCCGGTCCCGGCGCGCAGCAGCTGATCGTGAATGCCGTGCATGACCACGAACGCGGCCTTCAGAGCCTGACGGGCGACCTCCAGCATCTCCTCAACCGGCTGGACGCGGCCCACCTGAACTCCCCCTACCTGCACCGCTTTCACGACCACGACCGGCAGGACGCCCTGGACCTGCACCTCCCCGCGCTGGGAGAGGCCCTGCTGATCATCCAGGGCGCGCTGGGCGGCGAGGGGCCACGTGGCCTGAAGCGCGCCCTGGCCAGCGTGGACAGCCTGAGCCGCACCTTCGAACGCACCCAGGCCCGCCACCCGGCCCTGCGCGCCGGTGACGTCCCCCCACCCCCGGACCTGACGCCCCTGAGTCACGCCGGTCTGGTCCTGAAGCCCGAATCAGAATTCGACGCGTTCCTGCACACCCACGCCGCCTTCCGGACCCGCCTGCACGCCATGGCCCGCGCGGGCGAGTGGCGCTGGGATCAGGTGGCCACCCCCCGCCCCGACTGA
- a CDS encoding acyl-CoA dehydrogenase encodes MTTDTDLGMSFALSSDQRLIVEHVRDYARAEIAPHAAEYDRSGEYPRTQLQGLATLGLLGATVPDQWGGAGLDSVTYALCLEEIAAADASVAVIVSVQNGLPEQMILRYGTDEQRQAYLRPLAEGRHIGAFCLTESSAGSDAASLRLQATRDGDHWVLNGTKAWITSGGQADTYLVMARTGGSGARGVSCFIVEHGTPGLSYGKPEEKLGLHASHTTTVTFDGVRVPHANMVGDEGQGLIIALASLDAGRIGIAMQALGIARAAMEHATRYAAEREQFGKPLREFEGVSFKIARMAARIESARLVALKAAWLKDQGRPYGKEASIAKLLASEAAVDVTRDAIQIFGGNGYSREYPVERLYRDAKVTEIYEGTSEIQQLVISRAVFNELT; translated from the coding sequence ATGACCACTGACACCGACCTGGGCATGTCCTTCGCGCTCAGCAGCGACCAGCGCCTGATCGTCGAGCACGTCCGCGACTACGCCCGCGCCGAGATCGCCCCCCACGCCGCCGAGTATGACCGGAGCGGCGAGTACCCCCGCACGCAACTTCAGGGTCTGGCCACCCTGGGCCTGCTGGGCGCCACCGTCCCCGACCAGTGGGGCGGCGCGGGCCTGGACTCGGTCACCTACGCCCTGTGCCTGGAAGAAATTGCCGCCGCGGACGCCAGCGTCGCCGTGATCGTCAGCGTGCAGAACGGGCTGCCCGAGCAGATGATCCTCCGCTACGGCACTGACGAGCAGCGCCAAGCGTACCTGCGCCCCCTGGCCGAGGGCCGGCACATCGGCGCGTTCTGCCTCACCGAGAGCAGCGCGGGCAGCGACGCCGCCAGCCTGCGCCTCCAGGCCACCCGCGACGGCGACCACTGGGTCCTGAACGGCACGAAAGCCTGGATCACCAGCGGCGGGCAGGCCGACACGTACCTTGTCATGGCCCGCACCGGCGGCAGCGGCGCGCGCGGCGTCTCCTGCTTCATCGTCGAGCACGGCACCCCGGGCCTGAGCTACGGCAAACCTGAGGAGAAACTCGGCCTGCACGCCAGCCACACCACCACCGTGACCTTCGACGGGGTACGCGTTCCGCACGCGAACATGGTCGGCGATGAGGGCCAGGGCCTGATCATCGCGCTGGCCAGCCTAGACGCCGGCCGCATCGGCATCGCCATGCAGGCCCTCGGCATTGCCCGCGCCGCCATGGAACACGCCACGCGGTACGCCGCCGAGCGCGAGCAGTTCGGCAAACCCCTGCGGGAATTCGAGGGCGTGTCCTTCAAGATCGCGCGCATGGCCGCCCGCATCGAGAGCGCCCGGCTGGTCGCGCTGAAAGCCGCGTGGCTCAAGGACCAGGGCCGCCCCTACGGCAAGGAGGCCAGCATCGCCAAACTCCTTGCCAGCGAGGCTGCCGTGGACGTTACCCGTGACGCCATCCAGATTTTCGGCGGGAACGGCTACAGCCGCGAGTACCCGGTCGAGCGCCTGTACCGCGACGCGAAGGTCACCGAAATCTACGAGGGCACCAGCGAGATCCAGCAGCTCGTGATCAGCCGCGCCGTGTTCAACGAGCTGACCTGA
- a CDS encoding rod shape-determining protein produces MRLSEDIGIDLGTATFLIYSKTRGLVLQEPSVIAMARDSKQVKAVGEEAYRMIGRTPGGIVAVRPIKDGVIADEGLTEKMISMFLQKVQGGAGRLFGFKPQLMVGVPSNVSDVEKRAVLRAAIASNARRAFLIEEPLAAAIGAGLKIAEPVGSMVVDIGGGSTDVAVISLGGIVVSESMRVAGNEFDESIIRFVRRKHNVLIGERTAEEIKVKVGAAMLLDDAENLTAEVRGRDLINGLPKTISLDSTDVVEALSEPVTKIVEGVKRVLEITPPELVSDIIDRGIVMTGGGSLLRNFDELLRQTTGIPVAVAENAIEAVAVGTGMALEMIPVLGDSLVSSDNYLRR; encoded by the coding sequence GTGAGGCTGTCAGAAGACATCGGAATTGATCTTGGAACGGCCACGTTCCTGATTTACAGCAAGACCCGCGGCCTGGTGCTGCAGGAACCCAGCGTGATCGCCATGGCGCGCGACAGCAAGCAGGTGAAAGCGGTCGGTGAGGAAGCGTACCGCATGATCGGCCGCACCCCCGGCGGGATCGTCGCGGTCCGGCCCATCAAGGACGGCGTCATTGCGGACGAGGGCCTGACCGAAAAGATGATCAGCATGTTCCTGCAGAAGGTGCAGGGGGGCGCGGGGCGCCTGTTCGGCTTCAAGCCGCAGCTGATGGTCGGCGTGCCCAGCAACGTCAGTGACGTGGAAAAACGCGCCGTGCTGCGCGCCGCCATTGCTAGCAACGCCCGCCGCGCGTTCCTGATTGAGGAGCCGCTGGCCGCCGCGATCGGCGCGGGCCTGAAGATCGCCGAGCCGGTCGGCAGCATGGTCGTCGATATCGGCGGGGGGAGCACGGACGTGGCCGTCATCTCCCTGGGCGGCATCGTGGTCAGCGAGTCCATGCGGGTCGCCGGAAACGAATTCGACGAGAGCATCATCCGGTTCGTGCGCCGCAAGCACAACGTCCTGATCGGTGAACGCACCGCCGAGGAGATCAAGGTGAAGGTCGGCGCGGCCATGCTGCTCGACGACGCTGAGAACCTCACGGCTGAGGTGCGCGGACGCGACCTGATCAACGGCCTGCCCAAGACCATCAGCCTGGACTCCACCGACGTGGTCGAGGCGCTCTCGGAACCCGTCACGAAGATCGTGGAGGGCGTCAAGCGCGTCCTGGAGATCACGCCGCCCGAACTGGTCAGTGACATCATTGACCGCGGCATCGTGATGACCGGCGGCGGCAGCCTGCTGCGCAACTTCGACGAGTTGCTGCGCCAGACGACCGGCATTCCCGTGGCCGTGGCGGAAAACGCGATCGAGGCGGTCGCGGTCGGCACCGGCATGGCGCTGGAGATGATTCCGGTGCTGGGCGACTCGCTGGTCAGCAGCGACAACTACCTGCGCCGCTGA
- the fabZ gene encoding 3-hydroxyacyl-ACP dehydratase FabZ, with protein sequence MEPILIQDVLKILPHRFPFVLVDRVLSVEGGEVHALKNVTVNEPFFPGHFPQEPVMPGVLIVEALAQASMFCLHGEMAPGTIGYLAGVDGARFKRKVIPGDQLHLHAKLEFLRRGLGKTTCRALVDGELAAEATILFAIAKG encoded by the coding sequence ATGGAACCCATCCTGATTCAAGACGTCCTGAAGATCCTGCCCCACCGCTTCCCGTTCGTGCTGGTCGACCGCGTGCTGTCCGTGGAGGGCGGCGAGGTGCACGCCCTGAAGAACGTGACCGTGAACGAGCCGTTCTTCCCCGGTCACTTCCCGCAGGAGCCCGTCATGCCCGGCGTGCTGATCGTGGAGGCGCTGGCGCAGGCCAGCATGTTCTGCCTGCACGGCGAGATGGCGCCCGGCACGATCGGGTACCTGGCGGGCGTGGACGGCGCGCGGTTCAAGCGCAAGGTCATTCCCGGCGATCAGCTGCACCTGCATGCGAAGCTGGAATTCCTGCGCCGCGGTCTGGGCAAGACCACCTGCCGCGCCCTGGTGGACGGCGAACTGGCCGCCGAGGCCACGATCCTGTTCGCGATTGCCAAAGGGTGA
- a CDS encoding LptF/LptG family permease has product MSRLTRYVTLELLPPLLAGALLFTAVLSFGYFFISSQWLQGVPLGLVARWIAYQMPDTLVKVLPMAVVLMTVVAFGRMSTERELVAAQSGGISLGRLARPAAVTALLVTALSVWLSLWVAPRLNVETRGLYWDVLTGAGLSQLSGQTVDLGDGLTLFMRGYAADRRELQGVRLERWEPGNARLGTLTFAERATYENRVLTLKEYRVFRVDFGAAARLPGAAQSPLTLPGTVAQTFPAIRSGTSLRVDTGLSRAETLAKYADAVGADAQGWPQLITALTAPGVKATERAAARVTLNRKLALPFANLVLALAALPFALRFGRSLGVALGVALVLAVAYYLLFFLGLTLAPLLPGLPEAGVWLANVIFAALGLTLLRRA; this is encoded by the coding sequence TTGAGCCGCCTGACCCGCTACGTGACGCTGGAGCTGCTGCCGCCGCTGCTGGCCGGGGCGCTGCTGTTCACGGCGGTCCTCAGCTTCGGGTATTTCTTCATCTCCAGCCAGTGGCTTCAGGGCGTGCCCCTGGGGCTGGTGGCCCGCTGGATCGCGTATCAGATGCCGGACACGCTGGTGAAGGTGCTGCCCATGGCGGTCGTGCTGATGACGGTGGTGGCCTTCGGGCGCATGAGTACCGAGCGGGAACTCGTGGCCGCGCAGTCCGGCGGGATCAGCCTGGGCCGCCTGGCCCGGCCGGCCGCGGTCACGGCGCTGCTGGTCACGGCCCTGTCCGTGTGGCTGAGCCTGTGGGTGGCGCCCCGGCTGAACGTGGAGACGCGCGGCCTGTACTGGGACGTGCTGACCGGCGCGGGCCTGTCGCAGCTGAGCGGCCAGACGGTGGACCTGGGAGACGGGCTGACCCTCTTCATGCGCGGTTACGCCGCGGACCGGCGTGAGTTGCAAGGCGTGCGGCTGGAACGCTGGGAGCCGGGGAATGCCCGCTTGGGTACGCTGACCTTCGCGGAGCGCGCCACCTACGAGAACCGCGTCCTGACCCTGAAGGAGTACCGGGTGTTCCGCGTGGACTTCGGCGCGGCGGCCCGCCTGCCCGGCGCCGCGCAGAGCCCGCTGACGCTGCCGGGTACGGTCGCGCAGACCTTCCCCGCGATTCGTTCCGGGACCTCGCTGCGGGTGGACACCGGCCTGAGCCGCGCAGAGACCCTGGCGAAGTACGCGGACGCAGTGGGCGCCGACGCGCAGGGCTGGCCGCAGCTCATCACGGCACTGACCGCGCCGGGCGTGAAGGCCACCGAGCGGGCCGCTGCGCGCGTCACCCTGAACCGCAAGCTGGCGCTGCCGTTCGCGAACCTCGTGCTGGCCCTGGCAGCATTACCCTTCGCGCTGCGCTTCGGGCGTTCGCTGGGCGTGGCGCTGGGCGTGGCACTCGTGCTGGCCGTGGCGTACTACCTGCTGTTCTTCCTGGGCCTGACCCTGGCGCCGCTGCTGCCCGGCCTGCCGGAGGCCGGCGTGTGGCTGGCGAACGTGATCTTCGCGGCCCTGGGCCTGACGCTGCTGAGGCGCGCGTGA
- a CDS encoding MGDG synthase family glycosyltransferase encodes MTVPSTGDPLRALIVSASFGSGHHQANGALDAALRDLGVTLEARHADLLKYMSTPERLITAGMYDLWLRHAPGLYKAFYQLTDTDRAPTAQAFGWLGYPAMRRDVLDVRPEVVVSSYPTPVALAHNVRRRTGHNFLNALVITDYRVHQHWARAEADLLMVPNEEAREQLARWRIPDDRVEVTGIPIARVYRELIGADRAALRLKHGLDPELPLILISGGGTGSYRALPQVLRELGNLGRPVQVLVLAGADGHGVARVGGATLHRLGFTTNFPELLAASDLVVGKAGGLTVSEATTLGVPMVVHAPIPGQEEFNVDYLERHGAALWARALSDVRPAVLRALDADERARMSCAAHRVSRPDAAEQVARVLLRRLGRL; translated from the coding sequence GTGACCGTGCCCAGTACGGGCGATCCGCTGCGGGCGCTGATCGTCTCGGCGTCGTTCGGCAGTGGGCACCATCAGGCGAACGGGGCGCTGGACGCCGCGCTGCGGGACCTGGGCGTGACGCTGGAGGCGCGTCACGCGGACCTCCTGAAGTACATGAGCACCCCGGAGCGGCTGATCACGGCGGGCATGTATGACCTGTGGCTGCGGCACGCGCCGGGCCTGTACAAGGCGTTCTACCAGCTGACCGACACGGACCGCGCCCCCACTGCGCAGGCATTCGGGTGGCTGGGGTATCCCGCCATGCGGCGCGACGTGCTGGACGTGCGGCCCGAGGTGGTGGTGAGCTCCTACCCCACCCCGGTCGCGCTGGCCCACAACGTCCGCCGCCGCACGGGACACAATTTCCTGAACGCGCTGGTCATCACCGATTACCGCGTGCATCAGCACTGGGCGCGGGCGGAGGCGGACCTGCTGATGGTCCCGAATGAAGAGGCCCGCGAGCAGCTGGCCCGCTGGCGCATCCCGGACGACCGGGTGGAGGTCACGGGCATCCCGATCGCGCGGGTGTACCGGGAGTTGATCGGCGCGGACCGCGCTGCGCTGCGCCTGAAGCACGGCCTGGACCCCGAACTGCCCCTGATCCTGATCTCGGGCGGGGGGACCGGCAGTTACCGCGCGCTGCCGCAGGTGCTGCGCGAACTGGGCAACCTGGGGCGGCCCGTGCAGGTGCTTGTCCTTGCAGGCGCGGACGGGCACGGCGTGGCCCGGGTGGGGGGCGCGACCCTGCACCGCCTGGGCTTCACCACGAACTTCCCGGAACTGCTGGCCGCGTCGGACCTGGTGGTGGGCAAGGCCGGGGGGCTGACGGTGTCCGAGGCCACCACGCTGGGCGTCCCCATGGTCGTGCACGCGCCCATTCCTGGTCAGGAGGAATTCAACGTGGATTACCTGGAGCGGCATGGCGCGGCCCTGTGGGCGCGGGCGCTGAGCGACGTGCGCCCCGCCGTGCTGCGCGCGCTGGACGCGGACGAACGGGCCCGGATGTCCTGCGCGGCGCACCGGGTGAGCCGCCCGGACGCGGCCGAACAGGTCGCGCGGGTGCTGCTGCGGCGCCTGGGCCGGCTGTGA
- a CDS encoding polysaccharide deacetylase family protein codes for MTCAWRWAAGLAAGLALYIGLPYLLVQRGGLGVIQRGDPRGRQVALTFDDGPDPESTPAVLDALRAAGVRASFFILPQRARRHPLLLQRLLDEGHEVLPHAHRHQHAWTLLPWAAFRDPLLATRDVSRLTGTGVRFQRPPHGAYTLATLLGQRAAGVTGVHWTVEARDWAADATPESVRAEVRRQVQPGGVIVLHDAGPGARTTPAALPAILRDLHDRDFEVVQLRDLRGARPGTLRDVWANLRGR; via the coding sequence GTGACATGCGCGTGGCGCTGGGCGGCCGGGCTCGCGGCGGGCCTGGCCCTGTATATCGGGCTGCCGTACCTGCTGGTGCAGCGCGGCGGCCTGGGCGTCATCCAGCGCGGGGACCCTCGGGGGAGGCAGGTGGCCCTGACCTTCGACGACGGCCCGGACCCGGAGAGTACCCCGGCCGTCCTGGACGCCCTGCGCGCGGCGGGCGTGCGGGCGTCGTTCTTCATCCTGCCCCAGCGGGCGCGGCGCCATCCGCTGCTGCTTCAGCGCCTGCTGGACGAGGGCCACGAGGTGCTGCCGCACGCACATCGACACCAGCACGCGTGGACACTGCTGCCCTGGGCCGCGTTCCGTGACCCGCTGCTGGCCACGCGGGACGTCAGCCGCCTGACCGGCACGGGCGTGCGGTTCCAGCGGCCCCCGCACGGGGCCTACACGCTGGCCACGCTGCTGGGTCAGCGCGCGGCAGGCGTGACCGGCGTGCACTGGACGGTCGAGGCGCGCGACTGGGCGGCGGACGCCACGCCGGAATCCGTCCGGGCCGAGGTGAGGCGCCAGGTGCAGCCCGGCGGGGTGATCGTGCTGCACGACGCCGGGCCCGGCGCCCGCACGACGCCGGCGGCCCTGCCCGCCATCCTGCGCGATCTGCACGACCGTGACTTTGAGGTCGTGCAGCTGCGGGACCTGCGGGGCGCGCGTCCCGGCACACTGCGGGACGTGTGGGCGAACCTCCGGGGCCGCTGA
- a CDS encoding class I SAM-dependent methyltransferase: MNYDEFADLYDHQYDVYRDDLHHYARVGEQAHGPVLEIGSGTGRVTTFLARRGVDITGLEPSGRMIERAQERAARDGMTVKYVQGDARTFKLEDRFDTVIAPFNALMHLYTPNEQLQAMQTIHAHLRTGGTFTFDLFVPRFGKPHTVRHEGETFHAPDGSRTDVFLVQRHDKPRQHITTEYHVDTTAPDGTLKRRHYTLTQRYYTRYEVEWLLRFAGFESPRVTGSFQGGPLDAHSEVMVFSTRAV, translated from the coding sequence GTGAACTACGACGAGTTTGCCGACCTGTACGACCACCAGTACGACGTGTACCGCGACGACCTGCACCACTACGCCCGCGTGGGCGAGCAGGCGCACGGGCCGGTGCTGGAGATCGGCTCCGGCACCGGCCGCGTCACCACGTTCCTCGCGCGGCGCGGCGTGGACATCACCGGTCTGGAACCCAGCGGGCGCATGATCGAACGCGCCCAGGAGCGGGCGGCGCGCGACGGCATGACCGTCAAGTACGTGCAGGGCGACGCCCGGACGTTCAAGCTTGAGGACCGCTTCGATACCGTCATCGCGCCGTTCAACGCCCTGATGCACCTCTACACGCCCAACGAGCAGCTTCAGGCCATGCAGACCATTCACGCGCACCTGAGGACCGGCGGGACCTTCACCTTCGACCTGTTCGTGCCCCGCTTCGGCAAGCCCCACACCGTACGCCATGAGGGCGAAACATTCCACGCGCCGGACGGCAGCCGCACCGACGTCTTCCTCGTACAGCGGCACGACAAGCCCCGCCAGCACATCACCACCGAGTACCACGTCGACACGACTGCGCCCGACGGCACCCTGAAACGCCGCCACTACACCCTCACGCAGCGGTACTACACCCGCTACGAAGTCGAGTGGCTGCTGCGCTTCGCGGGCTTCGAGAGCCCCCGCGTGACCGGCTCGTTCCAGGGCGGCCCGCTCGACGCTCACAGCGAGGTCATGGTCTTCAGCACCCGCGCCGTGTAA